In Fulvia fulva chromosome 10, complete sequence, a single window of DNA contains:
- a CDS encoding FAD-binding monooxygenase moxY — MGPLHTVSEYAISIIKKMQNENVHSWAPKQSVTDQFNDHVQEWIKHTVWKEDCRSWYKDNNTGRVNAVWPGSSMHYQQVIASPRYEDMDMRYHHKNQWASLGMGWTVENRAGTGVLDNSPYLNLRNLDQKWYAANGGDEKVLAEQINEQNKRVV; from the coding sequence ATGGGACCGCTCCATACCGTTTCCGAATACGCTATCTCCATAATCAAGAAGATGCAGAACGAAAACGTTCACAGCTGGGCGCCCAAGCAATCCGTGACCGACCAGTTCAACGACCATGTCCAAGAATGGATCAAACACACTGTCTGGAAGGAAGACTGCCGCTCCTGGTACAAGGACAATAACACCGGCCGAGTTAATGCTGTCTGGCCTGGGTCATCTATGCACTATCAGCAGGTCATTGCTAGTCCCAGGTATGAGGATATGGACATGAGGTATCACCACAAGAACCAATGGGCGAGTCTAGGAATGGGGTGGACTGTGGAGAATAGAGCAGGAACGGGGGTGCTGGACAACTCGCCGTATCTGAACCTGAGAAATCTTGATCAGAAATGGTACGCGGCCAATGGTGGAGATGAGAAGGTGCTGGCGGAGCAGATCAATGAGCAGAATAAGCGAGTAGTCTGA
- a CDS encoding FAD-binding monooxygenase moxY yields MAPDLNAVAAGETFDYSQPGSSGYEVNQDYTWKTGRVVLTAVFSDPKNRKIKVLTIGGGVTGILMAYQIQKLCENVEHTLEVLGWRTMVAIQEANVDVHFTAVKEATEKGVVGADGVEREVDTIVCATGFDVSYRPRFPLVGRGGVDLKDKWKVCPESYLGLGILYFPNFITFIGPT; encoded by the exons ATGGCTCCAGATCTCAATGCCGTTGCCGCTGGCGAGACGTTCGACTACTCGCAGCCTGGATCAAGTGGATATGAAGTTAACCAGGATTATACATGGAA AACGGGGCGAGTTGTTCTAACAGCTGTTTTCAGTGATCCAAAGAATCGCAAGATTAAAGTGCTTACGATCGGGGGTGGAGTGACTGGCATCTTGATGGCATATCAGATTCAGAAGCTGTGTGAGAACGTAGAGCAT ACATTGGAGGTACTTGGCTGGAGAACAATGGTTGCGATCCAGGAGGCGAATGTTGATGTGCATTTTACTGCGGTGAAGGAGGCGACGGAGAAGGGAGTGGTGGGGGCGGATGGGGTGGAGAGGGAGGTGGATACGATTGTGTGTGCGACTGGGTTTGATGTCAGTTATCGGCCGAGGTTTCCGCTGGTGGGGAGGGGTGGGGTGGATTTGAAG GACAAGTGGAAGGTTTGCCCAGAGTCGTACCTAGGGCTTGGTATTCTTTATTTCCCTAACTTCATTACCTTTATTGGTCCAACGTGA